In Canis lupus baileyi chromosome 19, mCanLup2.hap1, whole genome shotgun sequence, the sequence AGGAAAAATGGGATCAActgcaaaagcaaaaaacaacagCAGGTTTATATTAGACAGCCGGGCTGGGGAATCTATGGTGGACCAagctctgagcttcctggcagccaGAGCAAAAAGGGTCACAGAACCCTGACTATAAGATTATCATTACACACCAGTACCTGGGGCCCCAGGGTGAGGGGTTATGGAGTCACAGCCAGGGTAGGGGTGGGAGCCAGTCACCTGGTGTCTCCAGGGTCACCGACTCGGAGAACTCGCCTGCAACTGCCTTGTTACAGGCTTTCACACGAAAGTTCATGTATTTCATGTCAAACTTGAGACCTAGGAGCAACAGAGGGATCTCAACGTTGTGTACGCTCGGAGCAATAGGCCATGGTCCCTGTGTCCCATGGCAAACCCCACCACTCCTCATTCTAAGGAGCACCTGGCAAATGGCTTCTTATCCCTGAAAAACCACCTCATTCACGCGTGGGACTGTGGGTTACTTGGCTCCGCCTCCAATCTGGACCAGCCAATCAGGATGCTTTAGGAGGCAGTAACAGCAATTGGTTCAGGAATAGCATGTGACCCAAACTGGCCAATAAGAACCTCCCCTGGGACACTGGGCTTGTATTATAGGGAGCagagtctctgtcttctctgggcTGGCCAGCTAGGGGGAAGCTACTCTTGGGAAAGTTTATCAGCGCATTTGACAAGCCTCCTTCAGAACGCAGCCCCCAGACCCAACAAATGCAGGGAGCAAAAGTGAGCAAGACATTTGCTGGAACCCTGGTTCCATGTGAGGTTATTTAAAGATTTCCCCTACTTCTAGGCTATGTCCCATACTCCCTTCTGTCCTCCTTTCTGTATTAGTTACTcccagtcttaaaaaataaaaagcagggacacctgggtggctcagcggtttggcacctgccttcagcccagggcatgatcctggggtcccaggatccctgcatggagcctgcttctccctctgcctgtgtctgcctctctctgtctctcatgaataaataaataaaatcttttaaaaataaaaataaaaagcaatcacCAAGGTGTCTTTTGTTGTCTTTCCCCTCAAGCTAAGCCTCTTTGAACAGCTATCTACATCCTTACCTCCTCTCGGTCGCCtcgctccctctccttcctctggctTTGTCAGTTTCCACCTTGTAGGACCTTCTGGCTGACCACTCCTTCCCTCTGGAACATTCTCCTTCCTTGGCAGCCATGTTACTGCGATCTCCTGGCTGCCCCACTCTGTTTGTTCTCCCCAGGTCTTCTTTGCAGGTTCCTCTCTCCTTGACACCCTTAAATGTCGAGGTGACTCCATCTGGGGCCCTTactcatctccctctgctccctgaccCCTTCTTGCCCTTCAGATACCCTTCAACCACAGGAGAACCCACAGCCTAACCTACAGCCCAGATCACATGTCCAGGTTCCTCCTGAGTGTTCCCTATGGGATGCCTGTTCTCTGATCATCCAAAGAGCACTCAGCACCCCCTGTTCTAAAACCTTCCATAGCTCCCCTTGCCTTGTAAAGACCCCACTCCTCCTCTCACTTCCCCCCACAGATGTAGGTGGCAAACTCAACAGGTTCCATAGACAAAGGTTCAGAGCGCTCTGGCCTCTGAGCCCTCTATCAGGCTGTGCTTCTGCTTAGAAGGctgttctcaaaaaaaataaataaataaataaaataaaaaataaaaataaaaaataaataaattaattaaaaaaaaagaaggctgttCTCCACTCACCCTTTCTCTTTCGGGCCTCAGGATGGCTGCCACTTCCTCCTGGTGCCCAAGACTGTCTCACCCTTCTCTGGATCCCTTTCTCTGAGAGTTCAGCACTTTGCTCAGTGACACCATCCACTGCCCCCAGAACCAACCAGAACTCTCTGTTTCAAAAACCTGGAACCCATCTGACTATGGATGGTCTGGACTCACAGTGGGTCTCAGTTTCCTATTCTGCAAACCGACCATCGTGTTCCCCATCCTAAGCAGGTTTCACATGAGGATGAGATGGGTCGAAGCATGTCAGTTATAAACACTAAACCCAAACCCTCCTGACTGTCCAAGCCATGGAGATGGCAGGTAGGTGACAAATAACCCCATGGGTGAGTTAGCTAGATGAGTGTACGCATCCACATCCTCAGTACCACACACCTTTGGATGGATTCAACGTCCTACCCTGCGGAATTCACTCGCTAGGAATGTTGTAGAAGGCAAGAGGGCATGGCGAGGGGGCGATGCGTCAGGAAGCCCGTGAGACAGCAGGCTTCCACCTTGATCACGGCGGCAGTTACATGAGTTTGCACACGGGAGAAAACCGCATAAGCGATTACCCACGCACAGGCAGGTGAAGGTATGTATCACTGGGAAAATGCGGACCGACACAGCACAATGTGTTCATGTCGGTTCCTCGGATCTGACATTGAACTCCAGTCCCAGAAGCCACTGCAAGTGGCGAAAACCCAGGAACATTATTCAGCCCgaaaaaggagggaaggatgtCCCTCGGGGACACTGAGCTCAGTGAAgtgagccagacacaaaagagcaaATCCTGTCGGATTCTGCTCACATCAGGTACCAGAAGCAGTAAAAGTCACAGGGACAGGGAGTAGATGGTGGGAGCCGGGGGCTGGGGAGCTAGCGTTTAAGGGCGACAGAGTTTCCATTTTGCAGGACGGAAAGTTACGAGGACGGTATGacagttttaatagttttatgaCATTATGAATATACTTACTACTACCAAACTGGacacttaaaaatgatgaaaatggcaaattttgtgttatatgtattttgccataataaaaatacatatattgggGGAAAAGTGGGGTATGTTTATTCTGATTCCTATGCAAAGAATGGGTCCTCTTGCCGGCTGGTAGCTTTTCTTCCCAGCAATTAGCATGCTCATTATTAACCATGTATGCTAATTACAGATAAAGAACTGGCTGATTACAGCCCAAGAGCTATGGTGATCGTTATCTTGTCAGTGAGGCTCTCCCCCACGCTGAGGGTTTCCCTTGGCTCAAAATGGATTCTGAAACTCATTGGGGACCCCCAATTTTACCCTTCTTCAGACCCTCCCCCACCGGCTGGGGAATCCCCCATGCTTTCTGCTTTCTTACAACTGCCAAGGAAATCCCCAAACCCTGGGAGGATGCCAGCTTCACGAGCAGAGGGATTCTCGTCCGCTTTGCTCACTAgtgccagggcagggcctggtaTACTGCAGGCGCTCAAAACGCTGAAATGAACGAGCGCTGGATCCTACAGGTAAGACGGGGACGGAGAAGGCCTTCTCTCCCTGGCCCGTTCCCTCGTCTGTAAAATGCTGATGATGAGATGAGCACGTGCACTGCCTGTGGGCAAAATGTTCAGCACGCAGCAAGCTACGCCCTCCACGAGGGGTGCAGCAGCGATCATCAATATcgatttcattattattactttcagCTACTCCGATCAGTTCAGCCAGGCCCCCAGCTGAAAGGGGAAAGGGGATCCTGATACTGCTGAGCTGCCCCGGGCTTGGGGTGTGTGTCAGTGGCAGGGTTGAGCTGTCCTTACCCGTCAGGGTGAACTCCGTCTGCCGGATGCCCTCAATGACCATCCAGGGCTGCTCCTCCTTGAGGCGGGGCGGGCCCTCGAAGTTGGTCCGCCGGTACTCCAGCACGTAGTGGTCAATCTTGCTGTCCTCATCCGGCATGCGCCACACCAACGTCACACAGTTGTCTGCCACCAGGGACTCGGCCAGGTCAATCACAGGGGCGCCAGGCACTGTCCAggacagagggggtgggggggatcaggGTCCTGGGCCTGCAGGGGCCCCTAACTGCAACTCCACCTGCACTACAGGCCTTCTTGGGGGCTGGGCCCCTCCGGATATCGGGGCCTGGGGAAGGAGCTTCCCCAGGGTGGGGTGATGGGGAACAGCTTTCTCAGGGTTCACCCAACAACCGGATGGGCTTTCTCAGGATTCCACCATTTAGAGGCAGAATATTTTCAGAATTCTCAGATAGGGTCTGGCCTTCGTGGGACTCCACCCCTTGTGGGTGGGGCCTCTCAGGTTTGGCCACCAGGGGCGGGCTTCTTCATGGCTCCACCCACAGGGGCAGGGTGTCCTCAGGGCTCCACCCCCAGGGTCAGTTCCAATGCCAGGCTTACTCGGGCCTTTTTCAGGGTACCCCAGACTCCAGGCCCCAACAAAGTTCCCTTCTCACCTGGTAGGAACTTGAGTGCCTGTAGCATCCTCCGTTCCTGTGCAAAGTCCACCATGAGGTGACTCATGTTGTCGCTGACCTTGGCCTTCAATGATAGCCGGAAGGCAGGGGCCATTGTCACACTGCAGAGAAAAGGTGGAGGCAGCCTGCTGGCAGGCATCTCAAGGTGGCCCAGGCTCTGTTCTCTGAAGTATGTGGGAGACCCACTCCCCCTGTTTCTGGTCCAGAGCTCTGGGCGTAGAGACCCTCACCTGGGTATCCCCACCTTCACACCAGGGGCAGGGCACTGGGGTGGGAACCAGATCCCAGCATCTTACCCATCTTTGATTTGCTTGGCAGCCTAGAAAAAGCAacataataaaattcaaagagTTTTCTTGATTGAATCAGAAAGCCATTATACAGACAGGAAGACTGAGACCCAGAGTGGTAGTCCCTGGCCAAAGTCCCCCACCACTGGGGCAGAAATACTTGGCTGGGCCCCAATGGGATGGGGGCAAAGATGGGCTCATACCTCCACCCCCAGTGCCTAGTGCCCATTATATCCAGTTAGCCAGTTTGGCAAATACAAATagaggatgcccagttaaatctgcatttcagataaacaaaattattttttggtataACTACGTCCCACTCTAAATATTGCATGGATGTATTATACTAAAAAACTATTCccttttggggatgcctggatggctcagtcagttgagcatccaactcttggtttcagctcgtgtcatgatctcagggttgtggatcgagccccacattggctcgacgctcagcatggagtctgcttgtccctctccctctgctcctccccctgctctcttgcttcctctctcaaaatacataaataaaatatttttaaaaattattctttgttatatttgaatttcagataccTAACAAATATTTTAGTACAAATATATTCCATGCAACATCTGGAAATACTTATACTAAGCATCTGCATGGGATATACTCATACTAAACAATTTATTCATTGTTAAATTTAACTTTCAGATCAACCATAactaattttttagtataagtttGTCTCATGTGATCTTTGggacatatttatattaaatgtcaTACGGGCAATACTTACACTTAAAAATCACTTGTGGTCGatctaaaatgcaaatttaactgggtgtcctgtattttatcgCATGGCCCTACTAGTCTGGCTTCTGAGGTGCCCACCTGAGGGAAGTCCTCGCTGTCTGTGGCCTGCAGGGTCTGGTTGGCTGTCTCCAGAAGCTCCTCTGAGCTCTCCAAGGCCCGAGTGCAGGCCGCCAGCTGGTTCTGGGAGTAGCACAGCACCAAAGGAAGAGACACCTCACCCCACTGCATCAAACCCTCCGGGCCTCCCCACTGCCTTTGGGATTCAGGACACCACGCCTTTCTCCAACTCCCAGTGGGGGAGGTAGGGTGGAGGGAAATTGGGCCTCACCCCCCACAGTACttgagaatcacctggggatccctTTCTTAAAAACTCACATGTCCGGGCCACACCTGAACCTCGAGGCCCCCAATTCTCCTGGGATGGGAATCTGGGATGCTAGAAAGTGGTCCAGGAGGTTTTGATGCAGCCTCAGGGCCTCAATTTAGAATCTGAGATCCCACAGGAGccattggggggtgggggttggcaAGAGATGATGCTGCCAGATATGGGGACCAGTGGGAAGGGCTGAGAAACTGGAGGCCCTGGGTGAGGactggaggggaggagcagcCAGATGCGGGGGTGGGGCCCTGGGGACAGGGAAGAGGCGGTGGAGGTGGGTGGTAGGAATAGAGATCAAGGAGAGCAGGTGGGTGGGGACTGATGGATCACAGCCAGCGAAGGGGCAGAGAAGAGACCAGGAAAAAGAGGAGATGAGGCCGATGACACTGGGGTGTCTGGTTCTGGACACTGCAGACACTTGCAGGCATCTCCAAGGAGCgatgtggggggaggagcaggttTGGAGGAAGACGCTGAGGCCAGATGGGCTCTGCTGAGTCTGAGGGGTGCAGTGGGGAATCGTGGctgggtgggggtgtgggagagcccctcatacacacacacctgtagCTCGTAGGTGCGGCTGGCGCGGTCCTGCTTTATCTTCATGAGCATGCCCTCCTTCAGCTCCtccaggagggagaagagggactGGAACTCTGCCTCCAGGTCCTCCTGCACCTTGGTGGAGTTTGCCTTGGAGAGATGTCGTGTGGTCAGAAGGGCCAGGATTGGCCAAACCCCGTGCTCACttggatggagaaactgaggcctggactTGGTCTCCAGGCCAAGTCTGACAGGCATCAGCAGGAACAGGCTAaccctcccactgccccctcccactGTCCCTTCCACCCACCTGTCCAAGGCTTCCCCACGGCCTTCCATCCCTTCTGTGGAGGTGCCTTCCTCACCTCCACGTTCAGCAGCATCTGCTTGAGGGAGTAGATGAAGCTCTGAATCTCTTCGTTCTTCACAGCCAGGGTCGTGATGATCTTCCGCAGCGCCTCCTGCCCCACGGGAAGCACGTGCAGAGGCAGGGCCGGTGAGCCCCTCAGCCGGCCCGGCTCCCCCACCTGGGGTTCCCTGCTCTCCCTTCCGGGGATCCAGGAGATGTGGAAGCCAGCGCGCCAGTGAGCTCGGGCACCCGCCACGAGGCAGGTCCTGGGCGAGGCTCTGGCCCTACCTTCCCTCACCTAGCAGATACCTGCTGCAagcatgcccattttacagggggtgggggggtgggggggggcgggaggacaCGACTGAGCCTCTGGGGAAGGGGcagcccctgggcctgggccagcGCTGCCTCAACACAAAGCCTTCGACCTTGTTCCTATACACTGAGGGCGGGGCATGATCTGGGGTGAGGGGCTACCTTGGGGAAAGAAAACCCCAGGGGAAAATGATGCCTGTAGAAAAGGGGTTGCTAACGCGGGGAAGGGGATACCTTGGGAACAGGGATTGGCCAGAAGAAAGGAGGAACCTGGGGAACCGGTGCCTGAGAGCCCAGGtaagtgagtgggggagggacctCTGGGGGAGGGGACGCCTGGAGAGAAGGAAGCCGCGTGGGAGGATCCTGCTGGGGCCCCAACCCCGACCCAGGCCCCGGACGTGTCCCTTTCCTGGGGGTGCAGGATCGGTGGGACCACCTTGCCGAGCTGGAGGGACGTCCTccggggcagggtggggcagggtcCCGACACCTGGTCCGCAGTCCCGATGGAAGGAGTGGGGGATGGGTCGCGGCTGGGGCCGGGATACTGGGCGCGTGTGGGGAGCATGGAGGGGATGCGCCAGGACCCGGGCCAAGATGATGAGAGGTCGGGGCAACCGGGGGCGGGGGTTCTGCGTCCGGAATTAGGGGCTGGATCCCCGCGTGGTTGCGGCGGGGGTGGGGCCTCGGCCGCAAAGctgcggcgggggtgggggggctgcggCATCACCTGGTCGCCTCCCCCttgcgcccccccgccccgggcccgccccgccccgccccgctcctaCCCTCTGGTCCTCCATGGCTGCAGCCCAGgtcggcccggcccggcccgcgggccCCGCTCGCCGTCCGAGTCCTCAAGCTGCCTTCGCCGCGACCACGAGCCAATGGCCCGCCGagccctcgccgccgccgccgcgccccccgtCAGCGCTCCATCACTGGCCGCAGTGCGCACGCGCCCCCCCGCGGCATGCTGGGAATCGTAGTCCCGCGCCGGGGTctccgcgccccgccgccccccgagAGGCTGGTAGTGATGAGTGAGCTTGGTAGTGATGACTCTGCTGCCGAGAGCCCGGAGCTGAGAAGCAGGTTGCCTGGGTTCGAGCCCCGGCCCTGCCGCCCGGCCTCCAGCCCAAACCTAGTCGTGGCGCCCAAGCCCCTCCACTCTTGCACCCCTGCCGTTCCTTGGCTGCTCCCAAGGCTGGAattccatccccacccccacccccacccccaccccgtgagATCTGGCCCCTCACCGCTCACACTCCTTGCGTTTACTCCTAGCATTTACATCTTGCACAAGCAGATGCTCCGCATCCGatgcctcctttctctccccaagGCACAACCTCTCAGGTCTCCTCCTCCAGACGCCTCTCTGCCCCACCGGAATCCACGGGGCTCTGAATGCCTGTGCCCAGCTTGGTCTTCCCTGTCAGCCTGGGGTAGATTTATCCAGGATCCAGCCTGCGGCCAGATCTATCCAGGATCTATCCAGGATCCTCAGCATTGCCTCTCGGCGGAGGGTGGGGAAAGGGTGGAGTTTGAGAAAGTCCAAGGGAGGCGGTGGCCTGGACAGGGGAGGCGGGGAAGCTGTGTGTCCCTGGGCTGGAGTGCGCTCAGTGCCCGGCGGCCATCCTGTGGTTGATGGGAACGATGCTGGGGAGCCCATAGGCCTTCTTCCTGGGTGAGAAAAGAGGTCCTGGCACCGTGGTTGGGGTGACACCTAGAGTCCGTCATctcctcccagccccggggtgACAGATGCAGGGCTGGGAGAAATTCAGAGCCTATGTATACCCTGGCTTAGGACCCCAAACTTCTCTGCAGGCTCTGGGACTGGGGAACCCCCCATACCTGTCATGAGACCTGAAGCCGTCAGCAAAAATCtactctgaatttcatttttttaaagatttaatttatttattcatgagagacacacgaagagaggcagagacacgagcagagggaggagcaggctccctgcggggagcccgatgtgggactcaatccctggaccttggggtcatgccctgagccgaaggtagctgctcaaccactgagggcCAAATAATTGAAGCTGGGATCCCAGTCTTCAATCCAGGCTCAGGCCTCTGCTGCCCACTCCTGGACCCCACACCTGCATCACCTAACCTTCCGAccttcccccctcccaccccagctcagGTGTGTTTATATAGCACCTCCGAGAAAGATTTCCACTCACTGGGATGGGACGCATTATCCCGATCACATACACAAACTGCCcttcagattaaaaacaaaaaatcttttggGAAGCGGAGCCCTAAGCAGCATTAGTTTACAGGCCATCTGCTGTCCAGCCTCTGTGGcagtgggtgtgtgtggggggagattGTGGCAGGAGGTCTGtcatatgggggggggggttggggggcggaCCAGCCAGGACAGGGGGCCTGGTGGGCCAGGAATGGAGTCCCTGGGCACAGCGCTGGTCCCCCTGGTGCAGTTCTGGGGTGAGTCTTGGGCCCCcgtcccctctgccctccctcctgtTGTCCATCACCCCAGCAGCCTGCCCCGGGCTTGGAGCCCCTGGAAACCTCTCTCTGCTCTGCTAGGTAGGGCCTGTTTCTCTCTGGTACTCAGAACCTCACAAGGGTTGAAAGGTTCTAGCAGGATCCTCAGAGTGGGTCCCTAGGGTGAATCTCACACCACGACCTACACACCCAACTGGTGTGAGCTGGCCACGCTGGCCTCTCTCATCTCCACCCTCTGCCACATTCGCTTTCTCCCCCTTGTCCAGCCTgccagcttttctttctttattccttccttcctccttccttccttccttccttccttccttccttccttcctccctccctccctccctccctccctccttccttccttccttccttccttcttccttccttccttccttcctcttctctctctctttcccagcaCACCAAAGTTGATACCACCCCCAGGCccttgcacctgctgttccctctgcccagaacacTCCTCCCTGGATCTCATCTCTCTAGCATCAATGGCAATGGCACCTCAAAGGCCAGAAACTTGATCCAAATGCACCCCTTCTGGGGGCTCTGACCTCAGATTTCTCATGACCCAAAGCAAACTCTCCTACTCCAGCCCTGCTTCTCCATCAGGGTCCTCCGTCTTGGCCAAAAAGCCACTGCCATTCACAGGGTCCCTGAGGCTAAAACCCTCTTTCCGTCTCTCAGTGTAAGTCCACGCAGCTCTTCTGGGGGCaatgttcaaaatatattcagattcTGACCGCTTTTTTCCAGGATCCAAGTCCTGGTACACCCAGCCACCTGGACCCCCTGACCCCACAGTCCATTCTTACCGCAGCAGTCAGggtgatctttttaaatttttttttttttatgatagtcacagagagagagagagaggcagagacacaggcagagggagaagcaggctccatgcaccgggagcccgatgtgggactcgatcccgggtctccaggatcgcgccctgggccaaaggcaggcgccaaaccactgcgccacccagggatccccctggggtgatctttttaaaacttaaatgggggtgtggggcgcctgggtggctcagttggttgagcgtccgactcttgatttcagctcaggtcatgatctcataggtcatgagaccgtgagatggagccctgggtagGGGCTCCCCACTTAGCGAGgggtctgcttggaattctctcttcctctgcgcctccccctgctggcatgctctttctctctggaataaataaaataaatttaaaaaaaaataaattggaccccgccccacccccaccctgtggtCTGCAAAGCATGTGTAAGCCGTCCTCTGTCCaattcccctcctccttctctccccttcactcactctgctccagccacaaggGCCTCCTTGCTCTTTCTCCAACACACCAGCCGTGGTtgtgccccagggcctttgcgtgggctactccctctgcctggagtgctctttctccatattttcctttcttcccacgACTGGCTACTTCTTACCATTCAGATCCCcattcaaatatcacctcctctgagaagccttccctgaccaccctccattctctctcacctcatcctcatcctccatCAGGATTCTCACTTTACTgactttctgtgtgtctctcctcccAGACTGTCAgctctgggggtgggtgggcaggggcaggactTTCTGTCTGTCTTCATCacccctgtgtctgtgtccctggtGTTCAGAACACCAGGCCTGGCACAAGCAAGGCAATATTTGTGTGCTGAGAACTGGACTTGTCACAGAGTCCTTGAAATCTCACAAGTGCCAAAAGAAAGTtaaacccatttcacagatgaagactTTGGGCCTCAGTGAGCCATGACCTTGCAAAGATCACATAGCCTTATCGCTGTAGGCTCACTAGgggattcacacacacacacacacacacacacacacacacacaagccttaCTTCTTATCCCCTAGTCCTGCAAGGAGCCAAAGGCCTGACAGTGCAGCAGGAGCCCACGTGGCTGCAGGTGACACAGGGCAGCCAGGTGACCTTGGCCTGCCAGGTGATGCAGTCCCAAGCATCTCTGTTGGGTGGGGCCAAGGATGGTGTTTTCTTGTGTAAGCCACATGTCATCAATCGCAGCCTCCGCCTGGGGGTCTGTGGGCCCCAGAAGCAGCCTTCCTGGAAGCTGCGTGGCAATCTCACCCTGCGGCTGGACCACATGAGCCTCAATGACAGTGGGGACTACACATGCCGGGTGGCCGTGGAGATTTCTGAGTTGGAGGTGGCTGAGGCCAATGGCATGCAGCTTCTGGTGGAGAAAGGTATGGGAGCAAAGGTATGGCTTTTGCAACTCAGATGGTCTTAAGATCTAAAATCTCAAACtccgggatccctgagtggcgcagcggtttggcgcctgcctttggcccagggcgcaatcctggagacccgggatcgaatcccatgtcgggctcccggtgcatggagcctgcttctccctctgcctgtgtctctgcctctctctctctctctctgtgtgactatcataaaaaaaaaataaataaaattaaaaaaaaataaaaataaaaaaaaataaaatctcaaactcctagaaacataaactCCAAATTCTTCAAATTAGATTCTTAGAAATCCTGCAAACTCAAGAACATCAGAATCTAGAATCACAGAATCAAAGATATGCTGGAACTTATGATTCTAGACCAGGACTCAGCAAACATTCTCTAAAGGGCCACAGAGTAAATGTTTTCTGCTTCGTGGACCAGACGCTCTCTGCTGCAACTACTCCACTCCGCTGCTGTAGCGAAGCCGCCCTAGGCTGGACGGGCGCGGATGGGTGGGGCCggtttccaataaaactttacttaagAGTGGCGGGCATCTAGGCCTCTGCTGAGGGCAATCCGGC encodes:
- the FSD1 gene encoding fibronectin type III and SPRY domain-containing protein 1; translated protein: MEDQREALRKIITTLAVKNEEIQSFIYSLKQMLLNVEANSTKVQEDLEAEFQSLFSLLEELKEGMLMKIKQDRASRTYELQNQLAACTRALESSEELLETANQTLQATDSEDFPQAAKQIKDGVTMAPAFRLSLKAKVSDNMSHLMVDFAQERRMLQALKFLPVPGAPVIDLAESLVADNCVTLVWRMPDEDSKIDHYVLEYRRTNFEGPPRLKEEQPWMVIEGIRQTEFTLTGLKFDMKYMNFRVKACNKAVAGEFSESVTLETPAFMFRLDASTSHQNLRVDDLSVEWDAMGGKVQDMKTREKDGKGRTASPANSPARGVPSPKRMPSGRGGRDRFTAESYTVLGDTLIDGGEHYWEVRYEPDSKAFGVGVAYRSLGRFEQLGKTAASWCLHVNNWLQVSFTAKHANKAKVLDAPVPDCLGVHCDFHQGLLSFYNARTKQLLHTFKAKFTQPLLPAFTVWCGSFQVTTGLQVPSSVRCLQKRGSATSSSNTSLT